The Brevinematales bacterium genome contains a region encoding:
- the truB gene encoding tRNA pseudouridine(55) synthase TruB, with translation MVSEGVLPVDKPSGILSSDVVNKIKKVLKKSGIRAKVGHGGTLDKFASGLLLVLLGKGTKLFEYIRTLQKTYFAVVKFGEFRSTDDIYGETIEELPTSHLTYSLVEETLSRFVGEIYQVPPVYSSVHIDGQRAYKMAKKDYYSTLNLLKPRKVVIYEIHLLDFDNISKEAKIFVRSSGGTYIRALARDMGKMLGTGAYLKELRRDAVGNVLLSSAVSYNTMESIQDIFRYVISVEEFVRINSV, from the coding sequence GTGGTAAGTGAAGGAGTATTACCTGTAGATAAACCATCAGGTATTTTGTCAAGTGATGTTGTAAATAAAATCAAGAAAGTTCTAAAAAAAAGTGGTATTAGAGCCAAAGTGGGTCATGGTGGTACTTTGGATAAGTTTGCTAGTGGTCTTTTGCTTGTACTTCTAGGAAAGGGGACTAAACTTTTTGAGTATATAAGAACTCTTCAAAAAACTTATTTTGCAGTAGTAAAATTTGGTGAGTTTAGATCGACGGATGATATATATGGTGAAACTATAGAAGAATTACCGACGTCTCATTTGACGTATTCATTGGTTGAAGAAACCCTTTCAAGGTTTGTTGGTGAAATATATCAAGTTCCTCCAGTTTATTCTTCTGTACATATAGATGGGCAAAGAGCTTATAAAATGGCTAAAAAAGATTATTATAGCACTTTAAATCTGCTTAAGCCTAGAAAAGTTGTCATATATGAGATACACCTATTAGATTTTGACAACATTAGTAAAGAAGCTAAAATATTTGTTAGATCTTCTGGTGGGACTTACATAAGAGCATTAGCAAGGGACATGGGGAAAATGTTGGGTACGGGAGCATATTTAAAAGAACTTAGACGTGATGCTGTTGGTAATGTATTATTATCTTCTGCGGTATCTTACAATACAATGGAAAGTATACAAGACATTTTTAGGTATGTAATAAGTGTGGAAGAGTTTGTCAGGATTAATTCTGTTTAG